From a single Ursus arctos isolate Adak ecotype North America unplaced genomic scaffold, UrsArc2.0 scaffold_34, whole genome shotgun sequence genomic region:
- the ORAI1 gene encoding calcium release-activated calcium channel protein 1: MHPEPAPPPNSNSPELPLSGGSTNSGSRRSCRRSGDGEPPGSPPPPPPAAVTYPDWIGQSYSEVMSLNEHSMQALSWRKLYLSRAKLKASSRTSALLSGFAMVAMVEVQLDADHDYPPGLLIAFSACTTVLVAVHLFALMISTCILPNIEAVSNVHNLNSVKESPHERMHRHIELAWAFSTVIGTLLFLAEVVLLCWVKFLPLKKQPGQPRPTSKPTAGGAVASVNGSSAGGITPGQAAAIASTTIMVPFGLVFIVFAVHFYRSLVSHKTDRQFQELNELAEFARLQDQLDHRGDHPLTPAGHYA, encoded by the exons ATGCATCCggagcccgccccgcccccgaaCAGCAACAGCCCGGAGCTTCCCCTCAGCGGCGGCAGCACCAACAGCGGCAGCCGCCGGAGCTGCCGCCGCAGCGGGGACGGGGAGCCCCCGGggtcgccgccgccgccaccgccagcCGCCGTCACCTACCCGGACTGGATCGGGCAGAGTTACTCCGAGGTGATGAGCCTCAACGAGCACTCGATGCAGGCGCTGTCCTGGCGCAAGCTCTACTTGAGCCGCGCCAAGCTCAAAGCCTCCAGCCGgacctctgctctgctctccggCTTCGCAATG GTGGCGATGGTGGAGGTGCAGCTGGACGCCGACCATGACTACCCGCCAGGGCTGCTCATCGCCTTCAGCGCCTGCACCACAGTCCTCGTGGCCGTGCACCTGTTTGCCCTCATGATCAGCACCTGCATCCTGCCCAACATCGAGGCCGTGAGCAACGTGCACAACCTCAACTCAGTCAAGGAGTCACCCCACGAGCGCATGCACCGCCACATCGAGCTAGCCTGGGCCTTCTCCACCGTCATCGGCACGCTGCTCTTCCTGGCCGAGGTTGTGCTGCTTTGCTGGGTCAAGTTCTTGCCCCTCAAGAAGCAGCCGGGGCAGCCCCGGCCCACCAGCAAGCCCACGGCTGGTGGCGCAGTGGCCAGCGTCAACGGCAGCAGCGCGGGCGGCATCACCCCGGGCCAGGCCGCCGCCATCGCCTCCACCACCATCATGGTCCCCTTCGGCCTGGTCTTTATCGTCTTTGCCGTCCACTTCTACCGCTCACTGGTCAGCCATAAGACGGACCGACAGTTCCAGGAGCTCAACGAGCTGGCCGAGTTTGCCCGCCTGCAGGACCAGCTGGACCACAGAGGGGATCACCCCCTGACGCCCGCCGGTCACTACGCGTAA